A region from the Mucilaginibacter sp. CSA2-8R genome encodes:
- a CDS encoding amidohydrolase family protein, translating into MKKKLVLSFGGLMLSTVLAFGQATIMPAKPQAGPVVITGATIHVGNGQVINNGYIAFDKGKITAVGTGTAPNTSGATVVNANGKQVYPGFICPITSLGLVEFESVKATDDETETGELNPHVRSLIAYNTDSKVIPTVRSNGVLLAQPTPQGGTMPGQSSVMMLDGWNWEDAAYKKDIGIHLNWPVARTARGRRGGFGVPAGIPQESPAERAQKAIDDIASLFSQAKSYNESKPAVINTRLAAMAGLFNGTKKLFINADGAKEITQAVNFAKQFGVQAVIVGGRESYLVTDVLKDNNVPVIIKETQALPDKDEDDVYLPYKLPHLLQDAGVLYGLTGTGFWRQRNLPFEAGQAVGYGLSKEQAVSMITLNNAKILGLDKTTGTLETGKDANLFISTGDALDMLTLNVENAYIQGKGISLDNLHKQLYRRYAEKYGLKPQLSDK; encoded by the coding sequence ATGAAAAAGAAATTAGTTTTAAGTTTTGGAGGATTAATGCTCAGCACGGTCCTCGCGTTTGGCCAGGCTACTATTATGCCGGCCAAGCCACAAGCCGGCCCCGTGGTAATTACCGGAGCCACCATACACGTGGGCAACGGCCAGGTTATAAATAACGGCTACATCGCCTTTGACAAAGGTAAAATTACCGCTGTTGGTACCGGCACTGCCCCTAACACTTCTGGTGCAACCGTAGTTAATGCCAACGGCAAACAGGTTTATCCAGGCTTTATCTGTCCTATTACCTCGTTAGGCTTGGTAGAGTTTGAATCGGTGAAGGCTACTGATGACGAAACTGAAACCGGCGAATTAAATCCACATGTGCGTTCGCTTATTGCTTATAATACCGATTCAAAGGTAATTCCTACTGTTCGCTCAAACGGTGTTTTGCTGGCGCAGCCTACCCCTCAGGGCGGCACTATGCCGGGCCAGTCGTCAGTAATGATGCTAGACGGATGGAACTGGGAAGATGCCGCTTATAAAAAAGACATCGGCATACATCTTAACTGGCCTGTAGCCCGCACGGCACGCGGCCGTCGCGGAGGTTTTGGGGTACCGGCAGGCATCCCGCAAGAGTCGCCGGCTGAACGTGCACAAAAAGCCATTGATGATATTGCCAGTCTGTTTTCGCAAGCAAAAAGCTATAACGAAAGTAAGCCTGCCGTGATTAATACGCGTTTAGCAGCTATGGCTGGGTTATTTAATGGCACGAAAAAACTATTTATTAATGCTGATGGCGCCAAAGAGATTACCCAGGCAGTAAACTTTGCCAAGCAATTTGGAGTACAAGCCGTTATTGTTGGCGGTCGTGAGTCTTACTTAGTTACTGATGTTTTAAAAGACAATAACGTACCAGTAATAATTAAAGAAACCCAAGCCCTGCCCGATAAGGATGAAGACGATGTATACCTACCCTATAAACTGCCGCACTTATTACAAGATGCCGGTGTATTATATGGCTTAACTGGTACTGGTTTTTGGCGCCAGCGCAATTTACCTTTTGAGGCAGGCCAGGCTGTAGGCTATGGCTTGAGCAAAGAGCAGGCGGTATCCATGATTACACTAAACAATGCCAAAATTTTAGGCTTGGATAAAACTACTGGCACACTCGAAACCGGTAAAGACGCCAACCTATTTATCTCTACCGGCGATGCATTGGATATGCTGACCCTGAATGTAGAGAACGCTTACATACAGGGAAAAGGCATTAGCCTGGATAATTTGCACAAGCAACTTTACCGCCGCTATGCCGAAAAATATGGTTTGAAACCCCAGTTGAGTGATAAATAA
- a CDS encoding amidohydrolase family protein: MKKILLACFALLITHLSYAQETFPVNGSWDIRSGQYAFTNATIVVNANQTISNGTLIIKDGYIESVGAGGSAPKGYVTVDLKGKFIYPGLVDAFTTYGIPEVPRQAGGFGGFNRVSVPVSTKPGPYGWNDAIRPDVQARKLFHVNTIRADELKRNGFGAVQTLVQDGIARGTSSVLTLANASDNEVMIKDEVAAHYSFSKGTAATNYPSSLMGSIALLRQTYYDAQWYKGQNKEYNISLAEFNRTQALPQIFEVSDVQSILRADKIAKEFAKQYIYKTDGQEYQRIDVIKALNASFIVPLNFPAAFDVEDALEARNISYAQMKNWELAPTNPAALEKAGIRFAITSAGLNNARDFWTNLRTAITNGLSEKQALMSLTEVPASMLGVSDKVGSLAKGKVANFIITSSNLFKSDNIIYENWVQGQKFVVSKMDVSDLRGTYSLSGSGLANTTLVIGGTPGAYTANISRTGADSARAQGTIVRTGDLVNLYFDLKNKPSGNIRLNGYITSLSPVTLRGEGALPDGGAVRWTATYTGAAPTGGFSGRGGRGAGADQTAKTPVVGPVVYPFVAFGNTSIPKTETTLFKNATVWTNEKEGILQNADVLIEGGKIKAVGKNLSAAGAKVIDATGKHISAGIIDEHSHIAASNGINEGTQSVTSEVRIADVIDAEDINIYRQLAGGVTTSHILHGSANAIGGQTQLMKHRWGLLPEQLKFEGSDGFIKFALGENVKQSNRSASFGDANVRFPQTRMGVEQVYIDAFTRAKEYKAARAAKNSTTRRDLELDALVEILDGKRFITCHSYVQSEINMLMHVADSMGFKINTFTHILEGYKVADKMKARRIAGSTFSDWWAYKMEVAEAIPYNGKLMHEVGVLTGFNSDDAEMARRLNQEAAKAVTYGTMSQEDALKLVTLNPAKMMHIENRVGSLKPGKDADLVLWSANPLSIYAVAEKTYVDGVPYWDYAKDAEQQKALKADEGRIIQKMIESKSRGNATQRPAFQRPRLYECTDIEDAAYVIADEYNGMKQNQTAIEKAQH, encoded by the coding sequence ATGAAGAAAATTTTACTTGCTTGTTTTGCCCTCCTGATTACCCATTTAAGCTACGCCCAGGAAACTTTCCCGGTTAACGGCTCGTGGGATATCCGATCTGGGCAGTACGCCTTCACTAACGCTACTATTGTTGTGAACGCCAACCAAACCATTAGTAATGGTACATTGATTATTAAAGACGGTTACATTGAGTCGGTAGGTGCCGGCGGCTCCGCACCTAAAGGCTATGTAACTGTTGATTTAAAGGGCAAATTTATCTATCCCGGATTGGTAGATGCCTTTACTACTTATGGCATACCCGAAGTGCCTCGCCAGGCAGGCGGCTTTGGCGGTTTTAACCGGGTATCAGTACCCGTATCTACCAAGCCAGGCCCTTATGGCTGGAATGACGCCATCCGTCCGGATGTGCAGGCCCGTAAACTATTCCACGTAAATACAATTCGTGCCGACGAATTAAAACGTAATGGCTTTGGTGCGGTGCAAACCCTGGTTCAGGATGGTATTGCACGGGGCACGTCATCGGTATTAACACTGGCCAACGCCAGCGACAACGAGGTGATGATTAAGGATGAAGTTGCCGCACATTACTCGTTTAGCAAGGGTACAGCAGCTACTAATTATCCGTCATCATTAATGGGCAGCATTGCGCTGCTGCGTCAAACTTATTACGATGCCCAATGGTACAAAGGTCAGAACAAAGAATACAACATCTCTTTGGCCGAGTTTAACCGCACCCAGGCTCTGCCGCAAATTTTTGAAGTGAGCGACGTGCAAAGCATTTTACGTGCAGACAAAATAGCTAAAGAGTTTGCCAAACAGTATATCTACAAAACCGACGGACAAGAGTACCAGCGCATTGATGTTATTAAAGCATTAAATGCGAGCTTTATTGTTCCGCTAAACTTTCCGGCAGCGTTTGATGTGGAAGATGCTTTAGAAGCCCGCAATATATCATACGCCCAAATGAAAAACTGGGAACTTGCACCAACCAACCCTGCAGCGCTCGAGAAAGCAGGCATCCGCTTTGCAATAACCAGCGCGGGCTTAAATAATGCACGTGATTTTTGGACAAACCTGCGCACAGCCATTACCAATGGGTTAAGCGAAAAGCAGGCATTAATGTCATTAACCGAGGTACCGGCATCTATGTTAGGTGTTAGCGATAAAGTAGGAAGCCTGGCGAAAGGCAAAGTGGCTAACTTTATTATTACCTCGTCTAACCTGTTTAAATCAGACAATATCATTTACGAAAATTGGGTACAAGGCCAAAAATTTGTAGTAAGCAAAATGGACGTGAGCGATTTGCGCGGAACGTATTCATTAAGCGGCAGCGGCCTGGCTAACACTACCTTGGTTATTGGTGGCACACCAGGCGCATACACCGCCAACATTAGCCGTACCGGTGCTGACAGTGCCCGCGCACAAGGCACCATTGTACGTACAGGCGATTTGGTAAACCTATATTTTGATCTAAAAAATAAGCCATCGGGCAACATCCGCTTAAACGGCTACATCACTTCTTTATCGCCTGTTACATTGCGTGGCGAGGGTGCGCTGCCTGATGGTGGTGCAGTAAGATGGACAGCTACCTACACAGGCGCTGCCCCCACAGGTGGTTTTAGCGGCAGAGGCGGCCGCGGTGCAGGAGCCGATCAAACGGCTAAAACACCAGTGGTAGGCCCGGTAGTTTATCCGTTTGTGGCTTTTGGCAATACCAGCATCCCTAAAACAGAAACTACCTTATTTAAAAACGCAACCGTTTGGACTAACGAAAAAGAAGGTATTCTGCAAAATGCAGATGTACTGATAGAGGGCGGTAAAATTAAAGCTGTTGGTAAAAACCTTTCGGCCGCAGGCGCTAAAGTTATTGATGCCACCGGCAAGCACATTTCGGCAGGTATTATTGACGAGCACTCACACATCGCTGCATCAAACGGTATTAACGAAGGCACACAATCCGTAACTTCTGAAGTGCGCATAGCCGATGTAATTGATGCCGAAGACATTAATATTTACCGCCAGTTAGCCGGTGGTGTTACTACCTCGCACATTTTGCATGGTTCGGCTAATGCTATTGGCGGCCAAACCCAATTGATGAAACACCGCTGGGGATTATTGCCCGAGCAGTTAAAATTTGAAGGCAGCGATGGCTTTATCAAATTTGCATTGGGCGAAAACGTAAAACAGAGCAACCGCTCGGCCAGCTTTGGCGATGCTAACGTCCGTTTCCCGCAAACCCGCATGGGTGTGGAGCAGGTATATATTGATGCCTTTACCCGGGCTAAAGAGTATAAAGCTGCGCGTGCTGCTAAAAACAGTACCACACGCCGCGACCTGGAACTGGATGCCCTGGTAGAGATATTAGATGGCAAACGCTTTATTACCTGCCACTCTTACGTACAATCAGAAATCAATATGCTGATGCACGTAGCCGACTCCATGGGCTTTAAAATTAACACGTTTACACACATCCTGGAAGGTTATAAAGTGGCCGACAAAATGAAAGCACGTAGAATTGCCGGCTCTACCTTTTCTGACTGGTGGGCTTACAAAATGGAGGTAGCCGAAGCTATTCCTTACAATGGCAAATTAATGCACGAAGTAGGTGTATTAACCGGCTTTAACTCTGATGATGCCGAAATGGCCCGCCGCCTTAACCAGGAAGCTGCTAAAGCAGTAACCTATGGTACAATGAGCCAGGAAGATGCGCTTAAACTGGTTACCCTTAACCCGGCTAAAATGATGCACATCGAAAACCGTGTGGGTAGTTTAAAACCAGGCAAGGATGCTGACTTGGTATTATGGTCGGCTAACCCGCTGTCTATTTATGCAGTAGCCGAAAAAACTTATGTTGACGGTGTGCCTTACTGGGATTATGCCAAAGACGCCGAACAGCAAAAAGCGTTAAAAGCTGATGAAGGCCGTATCATCCAAAAAATGATTGAGTCTAAAAGTCGCGGCAATGCTACGCAACGCCCGGCATTTCAGCGTCCGCGTTTGTACGAGTGTACCGACATTGAAGATGCGGCTTACGTTATTGCTGATGAGTATAACGGCATGAAGCAAAATCAAACAGCTATTGAAAAAGCACAACATTAA
- a CDS encoding cytochrome B — MSAYEILRYLHSFVRFIVLALVLVAIIQSLVGWLGHKTYSKGNRKLNLFAMISAHTQLLIGLALYFLSPFVQFGGNTMKDATTRYWTVEHIAMMIFALILITIGHSRSKKAVVPEDKHRAIAIFYLLAVVVIVVAILQSHRPFLGVTGL, encoded by the coding sequence ATGTCTGCGTACGAAATTTTAAGATACCTGCACTCTTTTGTAAGATTTATTGTGCTGGCTCTTGTTTTAGTGGCTATTATCCAATCTTTGGTGGGTTGGTTAGGGCACAAAACCTATTCGAAGGGAAACCGTAAGCTCAACTTATTTGCCATGATCTCGGCGCACACACAATTGCTGATTGGCTTGGCATTGTATTTTTTGAGCCCCTTTGTACAGTTTGGCGGTAATACCATGAAAGATGCTACCACCCGCTACTGGACTGTTGAGCACATTGCCATGATGATATTTGCATTGATTTTAATTACCATTGGCCACAGCCGATCTAAAAAAGCAGTTGTTCCGGAGGATAAACACCGCGCTATTGCCATATTTTATTTGCTGGCCGTGGTAGTAATTGTAGTAGCTATCCTGCAAAGTCACCGTCCGTTTTTAGGCGTAACCGGATTGTAA
- a CDS encoding anthranilate synthase component I family protein gives MQKFKLHTNYKKLLADTTTPVSIYLRLRDIFPNSLLLESSDYHSRDNSLSYICCEPIAGLVLNQGELREQYPDGSEETFAAGQFNLVNQIDAFLKRFDANTLPLKVISSGMFGYFTHEAVEHFETITLKKIADDPRKVPEMQYHIYRYIIAIDHFKNELYIFENRFGETPDNNEGIEKMQYLLKSKDFPEYYFQSKDAEQSNLTDDGFMAIVEKMKQHIYRGDVFQIVPSRAFSQAFAGDEFNVYRALRSINPSPYLFYFDYGDFRIFGSSPEAQITIKNRVASIYPIAGTFKRTGNDENDAEAAKALENDPKESAEHVMLVDLARNDLSRHCEQVAVKAFKQVQYYSHLIHLVSHVSGKLKPNVSSFKIVADTFPAGTLSGAPKFRAMEIIDENENVKRSFYSGAIGYLGFNGDFNHAIMIRSLLSKNSVLHYQAGAGIVADSVAQSELNEVNNKVAALRKAIEMAQEL, from the coding sequence ATGCAAAAGTTTAAACTACATACTAACTATAAAAAACTGCTTGCCGATACCACTACCCCGGTAAGTATTTATCTGCGATTGCGCGATATATTTCCTAATTCGTTGCTGTTAGAGAGTTCTGATTACCATAGCCGAGATAACAGCTTAAGCTATATATGCTGTGAGCCTATTGCCGGTTTAGTTTTAAACCAGGGCGAATTGCGTGAGCAGTACCCAGATGGCAGTGAGGAAACTTTTGCTGCAGGGCAATTTAATCTGGTAAACCAGATAGATGCCTTTTTAAAACGTTTTGATGCAAACACCCTGCCGCTCAAAGTGATCAGCAGTGGTATGTTTGGTTATTTTACGCACGAGGCGGTAGAGCATTTTGAAACCATCACCTTAAAAAAAATAGCTGATGATCCTCGCAAGGTGCCCGAAATGCAGTATCATATTTACCGATACATCATCGCTATAGATCATTTTAAGAACGAGCTTTATATATTCGAGAATCGTTTTGGTGAAACGCCGGATAACAACGAGGGTATTGAAAAAATGCAATACCTATTGAAGAGTAAAGATTTTCCGGAATATTATTTTCAAAGTAAAGACGCTGAGCAGTCGAACCTGACCGACGACGGTTTTATGGCCATTGTTGAGAAAATGAAGCAGCACATTTATCGTGGCGACGTTTTCCAGATTGTGCCATCACGTGCTTTTTCGCAAGCCTTTGCCGGCGATGAGTTTAACGTGTACCGAGCCCTGCGCTCCATTAACCCGTCGCCTTATTTGTTTTATTTTGACTACGGTGATTTCCGCATTTTTGGTTCATCGCCTGAGGCGCAGATTACCATCAAAAACCGGGTAGCCAGCATTTACCCTATAGCAGGTACATTTAAACGCACCGGTAACGACGAGAATGATGCCGAGGCTGCAAAAGCGCTTGAAAATGATCCTAAAGAATCTGCCGAGCACGTAATGCTGGTAGATTTGGCCCGTAACGATTTAAGTCGCCATTGCGAGCAGGTTGCCGTTAAGGCATTTAAACAGGTGCAGTATTATTCGCATTTAATTCACCTGGTTTCGCATGTAAGCGGTAAGTTAAAGCCTAATGTTTCGTCGTTTAAAATAGTAGCCGATACCTTCCCGGCCGGTACACTGAGCGGTGCGCCAAAATTTAGGGCGATGGAAATTATTGACGAGAACGAAAACGTTAAACGTAGTTTTTACAGCGGCGCGATAGGTTACCTGGGTTTTAATGGCGATTTTAACCATGCCATTATGATACGCTCGCTGCTAAGCAAAAATAGTGTATTACATTACCAGGCAGGTGCCGGTATTGTAGCTGATTCGGTTGCCCAAAGTGAACTTAACGAGGTCAATAATAAAGTAGCTGCCTTGCGTAAAGCTATTGAGATGGCGCAGGAATTGTAG
- a CDS encoding aminodeoxychorismate/anthranilate synthase component II, producing MNNTDGKVATENKGAGRILIVDNYDSFTYNLVHLINELGLECEVWRNDQFKLEDIEQFDKIILSPGPGIPSEAGLLLDVIKTYAPTKSIFGVCLGQQAIAEAFGGSLYNLSRPMHGIATPVKVTDATEALFTGLPEQINVGRYHSWVVSKEGLPDDLVVTAIDEKDNSIMALRHKTLDVRGVQFHPESVLTEYGKEMMRNWLSIPSVGGFIEKQAASSEENLY from the coding sequence ATGAATAATACAGACGGTAAAGTGGCCACAGAAAATAAAGGTGCAGGCAGAATTTTAATTGTAGATAATTACGACTCGTTTACTTACAACCTGGTGCATTTGATAAATGAATTAGGCTTGGAATGCGAGGTGTGGCGTAACGACCAGTTTAAGCTGGAAGATATAGAACAGTTTGATAAAATTATTTTATCGCCGGGGCCGGGTATCCCATCTGAGGCGGGTTTGCTGCTGGATGTAATTAAGACGTATGCGCCTACCAAAAGTATATTTGGCGTTTGTTTAGGTCAGCAGGCTATTGCCGAAGCGTTTGGTGGCAGTTTGTATAATTTAAGCCGGCCAATGCACGGCATCGCAACGCCTGTTAAAGTAACTGATGCCACTGAGGCCCTGTTTACCGGTTTGCCCGAGCAAATTAATGTAGGCCGTTACCACTCATGGGTGGTTTCGAAAGAGGGTTTGCCTGATGATTTAGTAGTTACCGCCATCGACGAAAAAGATAACTCGATTATGGCACTGCGTCACAAAACATTAGATGTACGCGGTGTACAGTTTCATCCCGAATCGGTACTTACCGAGTACGGTAAAGAAATGATGCGTAACTGGCTTAGCATACCATCGGTAGGCGGTTTTATAGAAAAGCAGGCAGCATCTTCAGAAGAGAATTTATATTAA
- the trpC gene encoding indole-3-glycerol phosphate synthase TrpC, which yields MTILDKIVQRKKKEVMASKMVTSYTQLEERELFSREPLSFRDFLLDPDRTGIIAEFKRKSPSKGIINDDVKVREVTKAYEQAGASALSVLTDRNFFGGSKTDLLTAARFCYVPILRKDFMIDEYQIVEAKTLGADIVLLIAAILTPAEIKQFAALAKSIGLNVLLEVHNLEELERSLDDNIDAVGVNNRNLADFTVSVENSFRLVEHIPDSFLKISESAISNPETIKQLKAVGFNGFLIGENFMRQANPGAAMEAFVAELK from the coding sequence ATGACAATATTAGATAAAATAGTACAGCGTAAAAAGAAAGAGGTAATGGCATCTAAAATGGTTACCTCTTATACACAATTAGAAGAGCGCGAATTATTTTCGCGGGAACCATTATCCTTCCGCGATTTTTTGCTGGATCCGGACCGTACCGGAATTATTGCCGAATTTAAGCGCAAATCGCCATCAAAAGGTATTATTAACGATGACGTTAAAGTTCGTGAGGTAACCAAGGCCTATGAGCAGGCCGGTGCTTCGGCTTTATCGGTACTAACCGACCGCAACTTTTTTGGCGGTAGCAAAACCGATTTGCTCACCGCTGCCCGGTTTTGTTATGTGCCTATTTTGCGTAAGGATTTCATGATTGATGAGTACCAGATTGTGGAAGCCAAAACCCTGGGTGCCGATATTGTTTTACTGATTGCAGCTATACTTACGCCAGCCGAAATTAAACAGTTTGCGGCTCTGGCCAAAAGCATAGGCCTTAATGTACTGCTTGAGGTGCACAACCTGGAAGAGCTGGAGCGTAGCCTGGATGATAACATAGATGCCGTAGGCGTTAACAACCGTAACCTGGCCGATTTTACCGTATCGGTCGAAAACTCGTTCCGGCTGGTAGAGCATATTCCTGATAGCTTCTTAAAAATATCTGAAAGCGCTATCAGTAACCCGGAAACCATAAAGCAATTAAAAGCGGTAGGCTTTAACGGCTTTTTAATTGGCGAAAATTTTATGCGCCAGGCCAATCCGGGTGCGGCAATGGAAGCCTTTGTGGCTGAATTGAAATAG
- a CDS encoding tRNA-(ms[2]io[6]A)-hydroxylase, with protein MSERTILKLQLPTDPRWVTNVVESNIEEILTDHAFCEQKAASNAITLIVQNPNLSDLVQEMALLVQEEMDHFKRVHDIILARGYTLGRERKDDYVGELLKFMKKGGSREEQLIDRLLFAAMIEARSCERFKVLSENINDAELAAFYHELMISEATHYTTFIRLAKKYAGKIDVDSRWNAFLAYEADVIKNYGKKETIHG; from the coding sequence GTGAGCGAAAGAACCATTTTAAAACTGCAATTACCCACCGATCCGCGTTGGGTAACCAACGTGGTGGAAAGTAATATTGAGGAAATATTAACCGATCATGCTTTTTGTGAGCAAAAGGCGGCCAGTAATGCCATTACGCTCATTGTGCAAAATCCTAACCTGAGCGATTTGGTGCAGGAGATGGCTTTGCTGGTGCAGGAAGAAATGGATCACTTTAAGCGTGTACACGACATTATTTTGGCCCGCGGCTATACATTGGGCCGCGAGCGTAAAGATGATTACGTAGGCGAGCTGCTCAAATTTATGAAAAAGGGTGGCAGCCGCGAAGAGCAACTGATAGACCGCCTGCTTTTTGCTGCTATGATTGAGGCACGCAGTTGTGAACGCTTTAAGGTGCTATCCGAAAATATCAATGATGCCGAGCTGGCCGCTTTTTATCATGAGCTGATGATTAGTGAGGCTACCCATTACACCACCTTTATACGCCTGGCAAAAAAGTATGCCGGCAAAATTGATGTAGACAGCCGCTGGAATGCCTTTTTGGCCTATGAGGCCGATGTGATTAAAAATTACGGTAAAAAGGAAACTATACACGGTTAA
- a CDS encoding FAD-dependent monooxygenase — protein MTPVAQSPTQVLIVGAGPSGLMMAAQLLRYGLQPVIIDNRQGPTRQSRALAVQARSLEIYRQLGIVDTVIAEGFAAAGVNFYDEGEQKASFAIQNTGQDETPFPFVHIYPQNKNERTLLNYLTDRSCPVYWNTSLTDLQQQPGEVKATLSNGEQHYTLTCQWLIGADGAHSQVRKQLQIRFNGDTYHSRFYLADVIMPGNEKLINIYLAPRDFAAFFPMPGQGAYRIVGNIPPELVNKPEFTLADVLPALKKITGSNLPVLDCTWFTTYQLHHRMAVRFSLGRCFLIGDAAHIHSPIGGQGMNTGLQDAYNLAWKLAGVIQNKLKPEILNSYAAERMPVAKDLLQSTDRAFKIIISDSLWARPAKKWLLPVLLRKAWQNEALRFKLFKRVSQTGISYTHSSLNLHLSQLTTIKAGDRLPYLKIYDEKKQQQTDLHAWCGKPGFTLITMGLLQELYVFSLAKWITQNYNGWLNFYHLPPSVKNQRVFDTFGINAGQSKALIVRPDMHIGFINDVVDLEMMKNYLENVAGCIPYPTSPA, from the coding sequence ATGACACCTGTTGCTCAAAGCCCAACCCAGGTATTAATTGTAGGCGCCGGACCATCAGGCTTAATGATGGCAGCACAATTACTGCGCTACGGCCTGCAACCTGTTATTATTGATAACCGTCAGGGGCCAACCCGCCAGTCAAGAGCGCTGGCCGTACAAGCACGCTCCTTAGAGATTTACCGTCAGTTAGGCATTGTCGATACCGTTATTGCAGAAGGCTTTGCAGCCGCAGGCGTCAACTTTTATGATGAGGGCGAACAAAAAGCCAGTTTTGCTATACAAAACACTGGGCAGGACGAAACGCCTTTCCCCTTTGTACATATCTATCCACAAAATAAGAACGAACGAACGCTGCTCAATTATTTGACAGATAGAAGCTGCCCGGTATACTGGAATACTTCATTAACAGATTTGCAACAGCAACCGGGCGAAGTTAAAGCAACCCTGAGCAATGGCGAACAACACTATACTTTAACCTGCCAGTGGCTCATTGGGGCCGATGGTGCACATAGCCAGGTAAGGAAACAGCTGCAAATTCGGTTTAATGGAGATACCTATCACAGCCGGTTTTACCTGGCGGATGTAATTATGCCGGGTAATGAGAAACTAATTAACATTTATTTAGCGCCGAGAGACTTTGCCGCATTTTTCCCGATGCCTGGGCAGGGTGCTTATCGCATTGTAGGCAATATTCCGCCAGAGTTAGTCAACAAGCCAGAATTTACGTTAGCCGACGTGCTGCCTGCTTTAAAAAAGATTACCGGCAGTAATCTGCCCGTTTTAGATTGTACCTGGTTTACTACCTACCAGTTGCATCACCGCATGGCGGTCAGGTTTAGCCTAGGGCGTTGCTTTTTAATTGGCGATGCGGCCCACATTCACTCTCCTATTGGCGGGCAGGGCATGAATACCGGACTGCAGGACGCTTACAACCTAGCCTGGAAACTTGCAGGTGTAATACAAAATAAATTAAAACCGGAGATATTAAACAGCTATGCTGCCGAGCGCATGCCGGTAGCTAAAGACTTACTTCAAAGTACTGACCGGGCATTTAAAATAATTATATCAGATAGCTTATGGGCCAGGCCGGCTAAAAAGTGGCTTTTACCAGTACTGTTACGCAAGGCATGGCAAAACGAAGCCTTAAGGTTTAAGCTTTTTAAACGCGTATCGCAAACCGGTATTAGCTACACCCATAGCAGCTTAAATTTGCATTTGAGTCAATTAACTACTATTAAAGCAGGCGACAGGCTACCTTATTTAAAAATATACGACGAGAAAAAACAGCAACAAACCGACTTACACGCCTGGTGCGGCAAACCCGGTTTTACTTTAATTACCATGGGTTTATTGCAGGAATTATACGTATTTAGCCTAGCCAAATGGATTACGCAGAATTATAATGGATGGCTTAACTTTTATCACCTGCCGCCATCGGTAAAAAACCAGCGGGTTTTTGATACATTTGGGATTAACGCCGGGCAAAGCAAAGCGCTTATTGTGCGGCCCGATATGCATATTGGCTTTATTAACGACGTGGTAGATCTGGAAATGATGAAAAATTACCTCGAAAATGTAGCAGGATGTATTCCCTACCCTACCAGTCCGGCTTAG
- a CDS encoding SAM-dependent methyltransferase, producing MPAGTLFLIPVPLADDAAAQSFTPYLVHTINQITEYIVENEKTARKFLKQAGLTTPQNQLIIHDYGKHQRSADIATFFSGLTAGRDAGLMSEAGCPGVADPGADIVAEAHRRGIKVVPLVGPSSILLSLMASGFNGQSFTFHGYLPIDKGQRSKRIKELESQAERFGQTQLFIETPFRNNQLLDEVLKVCKPATRLCIACNLTALDEMVQTQTVDQWKKQQPDLHKRPVIFLLYKA from the coding sequence ATGCCCGCCGGAACACTTTTTTTAATACCGGTTCCGCTTGCTGATGATGCCGCGGCCCAATCATTTACGCCCTACCTGGTACATACCATTAACCAGATTACCGAGTATATTGTAGAGAACGAAAAGACTGCCCGCAAGTTTCTTAAACAAGCCGGCCTGACTACCCCGCAAAACCAACTCATCATACACGATTATGGCAAGCACCAGCGCAGTGCAGATATTGCCACCTTTTTTAGCGGTTTAACTGCCGGTCGCGATGCCGGTTTAATGAGCGAGGCCGGTTGCCCGGGCGTAGCCGACCCTGGAGCAGACATCGTAGCCGAAGCGCATCGCCGGGGCATTAAGGTAGTGCCTTTGGTTGGACCAAGCTCTATTTTATTATCGCTGATGGCCTCGGGGTTTAACGGGCAGAGCTTTACTTTTCATGGTTATTTGCCTATTGATAAAGGCCAGCGCAGCAAGCGCATTAAAGAGTTAGAAAGCCAGGCCGAACGCTTTGGTCAGACACAGTTGTTTATCGAAACCCCATTCCGTAATAACCAATTGCTGGATGAAGTGTTAAAAGTTTGCAAACCAGCAACCCGGCTATGCATTGCCTGTAATCTTACCGCGCTCGACGAGATGGTACAAACCCAAACCGTTGACCAATGGAAAAAGCAGCAACCTGATTTGCACAAACGTCCGGTTATTTTTCTGCTGTATAAAGCATGA